aaaccaATATTACATATTTGCTTTCAGGATCTGGTGTAAACAACTTGCGCAACTGCAATTAAACTTTCTGTTCAGTTAATTTTGAAGTGTTGTGCAACTGATTTTCTCAGAAGGCTTGCTTCAGGGTATTCCACGATATTTCAATTTTAATAATGTCACCACTTTGGCGTGGCCTTGCAGCagagttcaagttcaagttcaagtttacttcagctttattgtcatttctaccatatacagtgcagtacacagtgaaacgaaatGCTTCCCTAGGACCAATGTGCTACAgtaaacaatattaataaacaaaagtaaCACAAATAACACTTAACTACACATAACTGTAAACTAagaacacaaagtgcacatgtaGAATATTTAGTGCAAAAAGAGGAGGGGTGGAGGAGAGTTGGATTcctaaaaacatattttgaaaCTGTTGAATTCAGTTAAACATGGACATGTAGGAACATATCAGGGACAATAAGCTGTTTGTTCCAAGTTGCTATTGCATACTAATTAACTAATATGCAAATGTAGATTttgaacatacatttttattattattaattttattttaattattgtttttattattattaatttcaagTACTCAAAATTAAGACTAAGcaagtagagaaaaaaaaaaagaattaatttaCAAAAAGAACACACATCATAGGATACTCTTTAAGTTTCAGCGAACTCTGAAATCACAAAAAGACAGACCCAAGTAAACTGGCCGCAATACAGCTGTGCATTATCATCAACATCTGTGCATCAAACATCAATGCATCTGATGTGTGACCATATATTTCTTATTGTAGTCACCTGcaatgtttcttgttttttttttgccattttctcACCGTTATGAGAGCAAAATATAGACAGAGGGTTTTGTAGGTAAACAGGCAGAAGGTTTGTAAGTAACACACAAGTTGAGACACTTGTAAGGACAGTTAGCATCAACtgcttaatttatttacattgctACTGTTATAACCCACAAagttttgtgtgtctgtacttGGTTGTGtattctttgtttttgtgtgcagGTCCAACTCCCAGGTTTTCCCTACCTTGATCCCTCCTCCACCTTGATGACTGGTGCTCCTATTTAAGGAAGATGAGGGGAAGCATGAGAAGGCATTGTGGAAGTGGTGTTTTATTGTGGTGTTAGATGATCTCTTGTGCTTTGGGTTATTCAGTGAAATTCTCTGTTCTGGTTTTTGACTTGTGCCTCTATTGTGTCTTCGAGCTTAGTTTTCCCTCTCTGATTTGTTAGCAGATATAATCttctgtatatatttaacaCTGTACATGTTCATTTACTTTAGTAGGGGCATGCCTGCTTTTTCTTGTATTAGGGAGTTAGGGACGCCTGCTGTATGTTTGTTGCGTTTCTTTCAGTGAAGGAAGCACCAAATCAGactattttgtttattacttAGGCCTTGGCCCACCCTTGGCCCACCCTGAAGTCATGCTATAAATTAAGTTTACTTGTTTAACAATATTTCAACAATTAATTTGGTAAACCTTTTGTTTGTCTTGTTTCTGGTTGATTATAAAGCTATCAAATCCTTTGAATCCTGAACTATTtactttgcacactcttggctaTTAGTTGTCAACCCTTTTTGTGTAATTCTCTAATATgcattatttttcagtttttacttTCAGTTGTACTATTCCAGATTAGAATGCttacatttctataaatatttgGACCGGTAGTATAcatgatttaaaacactgaaaagTGAACAGAAACATGACTGTGgcaaaattgtttttgtttgtttttggccAATAAGCGCTTAACAGGAATGTATTGAGTCTATATTCATTCAACTGGAAAGTCTCTTCTACAACAACCTCAAAGTACAGATGACCTACAGTGCAATCATTAGTgaaggtgagttgaggaggtggaattagtaaaaaaaaattaataggtAAAATCAGAAAAATTGAGAATTCAAAACACGATGCAAGAAAACCTGCATAATTGTGAAAACAGGATCTACACAGACATAAACAATAATGGCTTTTCTGTAGAAATCTGTGATCTTGCCTAAGCTAATGCAGTTACTCCTGCagtgaaatgtaattaaagtaaatatCTAAACTGGGTTGAATTTACTTTCATAGAACAATTCTTTTTTCAAAAACTTTGGAGAGCAAAATGTAGTACATGGATgtcttttttattctgatgaATGACAAAGCATATAAATGAAACATCATGGCTTAGCAAACATTGTTTAGCAACAGTTATGTAGAGTTTTTGTTAATCATAACAACAACACATGCTATAAATGACttttataaacaatattttgattaaatgtGATCCAAAAAACATGTTCAGATATATACACTGCATACATATTCCCCTCGATTAAACATTTTCTTAGTAAATACATACGTACATATAAGGAAGTCAAATATGTGATTTTACAGCTTACAGAGAATAAACAGCAAATAGCTACCATACCTACAGAATGATTGTATAGTGCTTACTGTTTGGATCAGAAAATGACAAGTTTGCCATTTGGTCTgatcaaatgtttattattcCGAATGCATATAAATGTACACTGTTCCATGAGATCCAATGTAAAAGTTGTCAGAGTTGAAATTGTTGGCTTCCTTAATTTTGTTTGATCTTCTGACAGTGTGTACAAGGCAGCCAGAAAACTTTCTGTGCAGAGATTCAGCCACGGACTGCACAtcacttttctctttctctgtttgatCTTTTATCTGATCCTTGTTCAGTGATTTGGGGTTTGCGGTGAAAGATAccaagatttttatatttttatcacatGGACcaaaatcaaaataattttcttttggaCCACTTACATGACATTGCTTTCTATGCAACATGTTACACAGCATTCCACACAATCCACAGTTCCGGAATTTAATTCCATCAGTATACACCCTAACTGACCAAGAGACCCAGTCATACTTCTCGACAAGGTCATTCAGTATGGATTTAGCAAATTCAGAGTCTACTTGTCTATTACACCCCTTGAGCTTCATCTCTACATCCATCTTGGCTTGTGTAGAAAAGTTGTTCACACATTCATCCACTGCTGCCTTCATGCGCATCTGCATGTCCTCCATGCGTGTTTCCCATTGCTTCACGATTTTGTATGTCACCATATCCTCTTCCACATCACCTTTCTTTACTGCCGTGTAGCCAATCAGTGctatgatcccaaacacaaagAGCTTCTTCAGTTGAGAACAGAATTCCTCCACCGCCCTCCTGCTCCGCTGCTCAGTTCGCACAATCTCATCCAGCATTGCTCTTCCAGACAAGTTCTTTTCAGTGATTTGGTCATATAAGCCAATAAGGTTCTGTTCACCATCAGCATTCTCAAACATGGTGatgaaattttttatattttgctctttgtttgtttcagctgtaaacattttgttatacattttatattggaACTTTATATGTGTTTCATACTTAAAGTACTGGCTGTTCAATAATGATCGCATCTCCATGCGTTCCATCTTATCAAATTCATCATAGATCTGATTCAACTTTTGTTCGACTTGTTGCATATGATGAAACAAACGCTTTTCCTCTTCACTGTTTTGATCTTTAAGAAACTTTGCGGATGTCAGAAAAATATACTTAAACAAGGGACTGAAATTGCCTACAATGCCTGCCACTTTCTCACATATTTGCCCCAAGAACCTTGCTACCTCTTCAATCTGCTCCTGGTTGCTCAGAATACATTTTTCCAAAGGAATCACATAGGATTCTtcaaaagaagccatatcttaCAGCTTTAAGGAAGACAAGTGCACTGTAACTGtaacacagaaaaataaaaatcatttacaaaCAGTCTCCCAGACAGATGATATCAGATAAATGGCAGAATATACATTATGGCAGCTCAAAATTGTACACCATGGGTTATGCATGTAGGATTATCAATATTTTTATCCCAagatatttaattatataataatattattagagAGTAAAGTGTTCATTTTGGGTAAACCAGATTTTCAggggagtttttttttagttatccAAAGTcccctaaaataaaataaacaaaaacatgtgaaCTAGTTGTATCAATTTGTctttgaaaaaacatttcaatcaaATAATTAGTGTGAAAaacaattgtatatatttatttttgtaaatcaatgttattctattctattctattctattctattctattctattctattctattctattctattctattctacattCATATATCTTGCATTGTCCCCAAAATCACTGTCTCTTTTTGTACAGTGCTTGAAAAACCTATTTGACATCTTTCTGATATcttctatttttgtttaattgttgcACTTAATTGCatcagatctttaaaaaaatacactaaaacacaaaataattttaaattattactttttaaaggAAAACAGTTATCCAAAACCagctataaaacacatttcataaTTAGTTTTAATTAGATTAGATGCAATCAGAACTGTTTACTGAGAAGTGATATGAAGTAGGCTAGACTTCTGTAACAAAATCAGTAGAAAGAAACTATAGAAAAATGCTAAGAAAGCATAGAAGAGATGCTAAGAATGCTAAGAAGAGAAAAAGGCTTACAGTTAGTTGGTATTATGTGAAGATGTGCCCTCTGTGGTACACCAGTGAAGTTCAGCTGTGCTGAAGATCTGCAGCCTACATGGCTTGATATGTATTTGTAGTCGCTGTCATTTGGAAGACAGCCAATATGGATGGTTGCCATCACCTGTGAGCTTTCCTTGGAACTTTAAGTGATGGGAAAACATCTTgccactttcattattttacaggTTCTTCTGcttaaataattttgtttgtctgttttgaaAAAGAGAGTGTTTTCCCATACCAAAGAAAACAAGTCCGAACTGTGAGAGTGAAGATAAAAATTAATTAGATAAAAtccaattaaatgaaattaaagcaAAACTTTACAATATTTCAAGTTAGTTAAAGTCAGAAAGGTAAACAGTTTTCAACTGTATTGTGTGGGTTGAGTAAACAAAGATTTAATAGAAAATTCATACAACttgacaaaagtattgctaGTCATGTCTACATTGGAATCATAACTCATAAAACCTTGATTTGAATGCTGGGCTTATTAACACCTGAATGACAATAGATAACGAAGGTTTTTAAAAACACAGCCAAGCACTGTTATCCTCTGCTACTAGTACCAgtgttccttaaaaaaaatataaatcaccCACAGCCTAGACCAAATAAGAGAAGAGGATGAATGGAAAATCGCAATCGGCATCACAGATGTCCACATCGAATACTGTCATATTTTCAGCAGTGTTCGAGTGCTATCACTGATTTTGCAGGACATGGTGGGAAAAAATCCAGCACAGCATATCAAGCAGTATATCGGTTTTTATTATCAGTGAAGaaaatttattcatttcatagtCTTCGATAGTGACAAGCATGGGCAGGTTAAAAAAGCAAGGTGCCTTTCATAACAGTGTCCTTGGTGTGGGAAATAGCCTCAGGCCTTTTCTACTGTACATTGACATTGTTTGCAGTTTTGTAATAAGTTTCTTGAGAAtctgtgggggaaaaaagtctGGGAAATTTGGTGAAAAAATCCCTGTCACTCCCCCCACAACTCCGAGTTACCAAAGACAAGTGTTACTGTCCCTTTGTTCTCTTTGTTCTGATCCATTCTGACACCCTTCCTCTGGATGGAGTGTttttcaattggagaccactctgtgtaGCTGGGGAAGTTACACACAGAAAACCTCAACAAAagtggaactgtaatgaatagacattctgtgccacccagatgaggataggttccttTTAAATCATGCCAGCTCAGactaatttttcttttccacagccACCACTGGCTTATTCATTTGGGATatacttacaattataaagaaaaacttatattaaacatacattcttttatacaaccttttaacctctttatctctgtaaagctgcattgagacaatgaTCATTGTTAAAAGGATTATTATTTGGATTATGGCTTTGTGACCCTTTCCAGAATGATACATGTCAATACTGTGTTTCTCATCTTTTCTTGAATTTCTTTAGATAGCGGCATGATGTGTTGCAGTTCAAGATCTTTTAGCGTGCTTCATACTGGTttttggtgtgacatctggaaatagaaaggaagacaaagagacgtggtggtggaatgagaaattgcaggacagcataaggagtaaaaggttggagaaacagaattgggatcgacagattgattagaaaagtaggcaggagtacaaggagatgtggcagcagataaagagggatgtggcaaaagccaaggaaaaggcatatgaagaGCTGTATgggaagttggacactaaggacgGAGAAAAGAATTTATACCGattggaagccaggctgagaaaagaggtgaccatctgtgagcaacagtatggtttcatgccgaggaaaagcaccacagacgcattatttgctttgagaatgttgatggagaagtatacagaaggtcagaagaagttgcattgtgtgtttgtggatttagagaaagcgtacgacagggtggagagaggagttgtggtattgtatgaggaagtctgatgtgtcagagaagtatgtgagggtggtgcaggacatgtatgaggacagtgtgacagcagtgaagtgttcagtaggaatgacagactggtttaaggtggaagttggactgcatcaagggttggctctaaaccctttcctgtttacagtggtgatggacaggttgacggacgaggtcagacaggagtctccatggactatgatgtttgtggataatattgtgatttgtggtgtgagtagggagcaggttgagaagagcctggagaggtggaggtacgcgctggagagaaggggaatgaaagtcagtaggagtaagacagagtacatgtgtgtgcatgagagggagggcagtggaggggtgtggttgcattgagaagaggtggagaaggtggaggagttcaggtacctggggtcaacagtgcagagtaatggagagtgtgttagagaagtgaagaaaagagtgcaggcagggtggagtgggtgcagaagagtgacagcaggagtgctttgtgatagaagagtatctgcaagagagaaagggaaagtttataggactgtggttaaacctgagatgttgtatggtttagagacagtggcattgagtaaaagacaggaggtggagctggaggtagcagagctgaagatgttgagattttcgttggaagtgacgacaatgggcaggattagaaatgactttattagagggactgtgcatgtaggatgttttggagacaaggtctggaggcgagattgagatggtttggacatgtgcagaggagggacatggggaatatcggtaggagaatgatgaggatgaagccaccaggaaggaggaaaagaggaagaacaagtaggcggtttatgaatgtggtgagggaagacatgcaggtagttgggttgaaagaggcagaggactgggggtatggagacggatgatccgctgtggcgacccctaatgggagaagccgaaagaagaagaagttccTAGTAAAACCTGCAGAGGTCAGTATCAGACCGATGGAAAACACATGAATTTGCATATTCCTTTGTTTTGCACTACCTGAAAGTCAGCGTGAACTTCACAATGACTtctaaattttataaaaaatttaggGCATCATAATGAAGGCTCATAGTCAATACATCTAAAccttaaatgtattattttttaagacAAATATTGAAGTGTATAAAAGTTTagaattgacaaaaaaaaagtaatagaaACAATACCTCTTTAaccattaataattaaaacagtgATTCTTTATTCTGTACATGATAGGTATAAATGTTTCAGGTATTTTTGGGATTTCTTAATCTAtttttcctttacatttttgttagttTATAACGCTGTCTGCATGTTTACTGTTATATGCAAAGATTTGGCGCCCCAGgccagtaaaaaaagaaaactgaagcTGTGAAATTCcatataattccatataaacattttccaaaactTCCATTTTTTTCAGTTAGAATGCCTTGCAGCGAACCTAACACAAATGATAATAGTATTAGCATTATACCACTCATGATCTCTCTGTAAAGACCAAATATTCTTGAAATCCTTCTTGTAAGTAGTGACATTATCTGGATCATTCTCAACCCAGTCCACCTGTGTTGCTACTGTGCTGGTGCTTGATGTACACACCAATTTTGCAAATTTCTTTCTGGATAAATAGACAAATCAGTACAGCCATACTCTGAATCTCGGGAAGAGTTTGACGAGAacagtggagattattataacagtaaaggGGGCTAAATCTAAAAAGAACCATTTAAAACTCACTCATGAGTGTGATGTACATAGATTAACACACATTTGGGCATTTGATGCTCATTGACAGTAGACACTGAGTCTAGCACTGGTCATCACCAGACTAAACTTCTGCACATGTACTTTTTTGTGAGAAGTCAATAAGAGGAATAGGTCAGTTTGCccttttgggttgttttttggATTCCGATATGAGTGGCTGGTTGGGTCTAAGTCTTGTTGCTCTGCACATATCCTACAAAACACCCACAGAGAAACTATAGGcctgtttttaaaattaatttaatagttCAGACATGTCCATAGTGTGTAAGGGAGATTATTATGTACTTAGTCATTAGCTATAAGCGCATATCTTatgtgaaattgtattaattatagCTTGAATCCTTTGATTATATCTATTGTAGCGTGGCAGGTCGATAAGCCCGTGGAGACATGCACATGCttcatcatttcattttaaGCCAAACTGCTtcaaggcattttttttttttaaacagggaaaattacaggaaggaaaaaacattttttttccatataatgaAAAGCACTAATTACATATTTTCCTCAATTTCAAAACATAAGAAACTAAGACTCTATAatataaaaagcttttattgtatttgGCATTACCAGTACTCACTACACTCCAGGCCAGTAATTCTTGCATCTTGTTCAAAGCCTCAATGGTCTTTTGACCTCATACTGCATTACAGGTCAGTTTAACACACAAAGTATAGCAGTGTCTGCACTCTTCTGCATTTATGAGCATCCATCATGGCCAATTACTGTTTGATTCCTAGCTATGGATGGCTATTACAACACTCCTTAGTTGGTACACTTAccaaaattaaattatttggttgaaatgttttttaaaacattcacaGATTTCACAAATGCTCCTGTAGCTAAATAGACAAATCAGTACAGCCATACGCTAAATCTTGTAAAAAGTTTTCCCAGAACAATAgagattattataactgtaAAGAGGGGATAAATCTGGAAAGgggcatttaaaaatcacccatGGTTTAGATAGCCACTTACATTTGGCCAtttaatgcacattttatttctgtgtaaGAAGTCAATAAGAGGAATAGATTAGTTTTGCCCTTTgggcatgtttttttgtttgtggtaTGAATGGGCTTGTTGGGTCtaatattttaatcagtaaatgaTCTTCTGAAGAAACTAAAAGGAAAGGGAAATGCCATTGGAATGCTTTGTTAAAACATATGCAGGTTTTAGCAGGATTACACATAAAGCATTCATGTACCAGTCTGCATGCAAGCTCAGTTAGATTTTAGGCAACTAATGTGATAATACACTCTGCATAAAAGAAAACTGTGTAGATGAAATAAGAATCACAAGTTCATGTCAGAAAATTGTGTTGATTAACTActtaaaaatagtaaataaacatGGATTATTAAGCACTAATTGGGggctgattttgtttttgtcatgtttagtgcaagttaaatacagtgtatttttataCAGGTAAGCTTCTGCAAAATTATTTTAAGATCAGTCATATTGCTGCCTTCCTTCacattgcaaatgtttttttttacagatgtaagaaaatgctgtaaaggaaaaatgctttaaaaaatggaagtgctaatagttaattttttatcaattaacaaattgaaaataaatgaacagaagacaAATCCAAATCTAACCaatattttgataaaaatatatCCAGCTTTACTCTGAATTCAGCAGCAGTTTTAGATGTTTACCAGCATATAATATTTTGCATAATCTGCTTAAAGAGAATATAAagttttaaacttaaaaaaaaaaaaaggtaatataAACAATATCTCTTTAATCATTAATATTGAAATCAGTGATTCTTTATTCTGGCATCACACCTACTCGATACACTCAAGTCTAGCACTCTTTTGCCCTTTGGGAATGGTTTTTGGTTTATGGTATTCAAGGACTTGTTGGAACTGAACAATAATAGACCTTCCAAagaaatttgaagaaaaaaagtaatttctaAATGACTGTATTACATGCCATAGTGAAAATGATGCCTTGAAGCTACTGATTCTTGAATGCTATGGTGAAACATATGCAGGTCTCAGCAGGTTTATCTACCTACTGTACCACACCAAACTTGTCAGTGTGCAAAGTAGCAAAGCTGCTGATCTGAACTGGCACATAGTGTAGGTGATTTAGGCTTTAGCCTCGGTTGTACAATGACCAATACTACACTTCATATTGAGCAAAATAAATTGTGGAGGAACGGGAATTGGcatgtaaatacactgtatttataGGAATGGCATCAGAAGTGAATTTGCTCAACAATTTTGATGTTTATCTCTTCCTTTTGTCCTGCCTTTCTTCTTACCttttaaaactaatttctaGAGTCTGGTATATAAATCTGTTATTGTACCAGTTTACCATTTGACCAGAGTGAAAAGAAACTGGTGAAGGAAAAAGCGTGTGAATCTAGAAAAAGGGCTtgtaaaattacacaaaatacaGGTCTGACCTGTGGCAGCCTGAAGCCCTAAAAATCACTTATTTTACTTGCAAATCGCatcttatttataaaactaaTACTACTGCCATCTGAGAAAGAGTAAATTATAAACCATTTCATTGCATACA
This sequence is a window from Silurus meridionalis isolate SWU-2019-XX chromosome 21, ASM1480568v1, whole genome shotgun sequence. Protein-coding genes within it:
- the LOC124375460 gene encoding uncharacterized protein LOC124375460 produces the protein MASFEESYVIPLEKCILSNQEQIEEVARFLGQICEKVAGIVGNFSPLFKYIFLTSAKFLKDQNSEEEKRLFHHMQQVEQKLNQIYDEFDKMERMEMRSLLNSQYFKYETHIKFQYKMYNKMFTAETNKEQNIKNFITMFENADGEQNLIGLYDQITEKNLSGRAMLDEIVRTEQRSRRAVEEFCSQLKKLFVFGIIALIGYTAVKKGDVEEDMVTYKIVKQWETRMEDMQMRMKAAVDECVNNFSTQAKMDVEMKLKGCNRQVDSEFAKSILNDLVEKYDWVSWSVRVYTDGIKFRNCGLCGMLCNMLHRKQCHVSGPKENYFDFGPCDKNIKILVSFTANPKSLNKDQIKDQTEKEKSDVQSVAESLHRKFSGCLVHTVRRSNKIKEANNFNSDNFYIGSHGTVYIYMHSE